A portion of the Pseudorasbora parva isolate DD20220531a chromosome 1, ASM2467924v1, whole genome shotgun sequence genome contains these proteins:
- the si:ch1073-220m6.1 gene encoding SLAM family member 6 has translation MKLILLCIFGFSLDFAAECQQNHYGLKGKSIHLSISSRNQSHQIADVVWRRFDRKDLLANSKRVNPNFEEKMELESDYSLTIHNLQENDSGLYEALTDWETKQLAAFLLKVENTVSEPVIKVSPHDVNSSLCGAAVNCSVDGSWASYDCDRSVCAETHSSLSSININLTVLDSGFRCHASNHVSKSHSQTSDFMCHEKLQRDVRSPPTLLFWIAVAAGVGVALGLLMGLIAVIVKKRKTSKVHPQSSHVVTARNTVIEQHHETIYSTVNKPVASQNPPGNHTDSSAEGTIYDTPTRHPKVRQVNSVTVMIDNQERQRAGSDRTVQVQATVHQADEPDSEQINTVYCKLGEI, from the exons ATGAAACTCATTCTGCTGTGTATTTTTGGCTTCAGTCTCG ATTTTGCTGCTGAGTGCCAACAGAATCATTATGGACTGAAAGGAAAATCAATCCATCTGAGCATCAGCTCCAGAAATCAGTCACATCAGATAGCTGATGTCGTATGGAGACGATTCGACAGGAAAGATTTACTTGCAAACTCAAAAAGAGTTAACCCTaattttgaggaaaaaatgGAATTAGAATCAGACTATTCTTTGACCATACACAACCTTCAGGAAAATGACAGCGGACTATACGAGGCCCTTACGGACTGGGAGACAAAACAGCTGGCTGCCTTCCTCCTTAAAGTAGAGA ACACCGTCTCTGAGCCTGTAATCAAAGTGAGTCCCCATGATGTGAATTCATCACTGTGTGGGGCCGCAGTGAACTGCTCCGTCGACGGGAGCTGGGCCTCGTATGACTGCGACCGGAGTGTGTGTGCGGAGACACACTCCTCTCTGTCCTCCATTAACATCAACCTCACTGTGCTGGACAGCGGCTTTAGATGCCACGCCAGCAACCACGTGAGCAAGAGTCATTCTCAGACTTCAGACTTCATGT GTCATGAAAAGCTCCAGAGAGATGTGCGTTCTCCACCGACCCTCCTCTTCTGGATCGCCGTGGCCGCTGGGGTCGGTGTCGCGCTGGGATTGCTCATGGGTTTGATTGCAGTAATTGTGAAGAAAAGAAAGACTTCAAAAGTTCATCCGCAG TCCAGTCATGTTGTCACAGCCAGGAATACGGTGATCGAACAGCATCATGAAACCATCTACAGCACAGTGAACAAGCCAGTCGCGTCCCAGAATCCTCCAGGAAACCACACTGACAGCAGCGCAGAAGGAACCATCTATGACACTCCGACACGACAT CCCAAGGTCCGTCAGGTAAACAGTGTGACGGTGATGATAGATAACCAGGAGCGACAGCGAGCCGGATCCGACAGAACTGTTCAAGTACAAGCGACGGTACACCAGGCAGACGAACCCGACTCGGAACAAATAAACACGGTTTACTGCAAACTGGGAGAGATATGA
- the LOC137070759 gene encoding leucine-rich repeat and coiled-coil domain-containing protein PF3D7_0703800-like — translation MAGKGGKPCFALELGVYIRNILKEPSDDQNILKEPSGDQNILKEPSGDQNILKEPSDDQNILKESYSDQNILKEPYSDQNILKEPSGDQNILKEPSGDQNILKEPSGDQNILKEPSGDQNILKEPSGDQNILKEPSDDQNILKEPYSDQNILKEPSDDQNILKEPSDDQNILKEPSDDQNILKEPSDDQNILKEPSDDQNILKEPSDDQNILKEPSGDQDILKEPSDDQNILKEPSDNQKILKEPSGDQDILKEPSGDQDILKEPSDDQNILKEPSGDQNILKEPYSDQNILKEASGDQNILKEPSDDQDILKEPSGDQNILKEPYSDQDILKEPSGDQDILKEPSDDQDILKEPSGDQNILKEPSGDQNILKEPYSDQNILKEPSDDQNILKEPSDDQNILKEPSDDQNILKEPSGDQNILKEPSDNQNILKEPSDDQNILKEPSDDQNILKEPSDDQNILKEHSVDQNILKEPSDDQNILKEPSVDQNILKEACVEWKGSMDFKGGSWNR, via the exons ATGGCAGGCAAAGGAGGAAAGCCTTGTTTTGCTCTTGAGTTGGGCGTTTATATAAGG AACATTCTAAAAGAACCTTCAGATGATCAGAACATTCTAAAAGAACCTTCAGGTGATCAGAACATTCTAAAAGAACCTTCAGGTGATCAGAACATTCTAAAAGAACCTTCAGATGATCAGAACATTCTAAAAGAATCTTACAGTGATCAGAACATTCTAAAAGAACCTTACAGTGATCAGAACATTCTAAAAGAACCTTCAGGTGATCAGAACATTCTAAAAGAACCTTCCGGTGATCAGAACATTCTAAAAGAACCTTCAGGTGATCAGAACATTCTAAAAGAACCTTCTGGTGATCAGAACATTCTAAAAGAACCTTCAGGTGATCAGAACATTCTAAAAGAACCTTCAGATGATCAGAACATTCTAAAAGAACCTTACAGTGATCAGAACATTCTAAAAGAACCTTCAGATGATCAGAACATTCTAAAAGAACCTTCAGATGATCAGAACATTCTAAAAGAACCTTCAGATGATCAGAACATTCTAAAAGAACCTTCAGATGATCAGAACATTCTAAAAGAACCTTCAGATGATCAGAACATTCTAAAAGAACCTTCAGATGATCAGAACATTCTAAAAGAACCTTCAGGTGATCAGGACATTCTAAAAGAACCTTCAGATGATCAGAACATTCTAAAAGAACCTTCAGATAATCAGAAGATTCTAAAAGAACCTTCAGGTGATCAGGACATTCTAAAAGAACCTTCAGGTGATCAGGACATTCTAAAAGAACCTTCAGATGATCAGAACATTCTAAAAGAACCTTCCGGAGATCAGAACATTCTAAAAGAACCTTACAGTGATCAGAACATTCTAAAAGAAGCTTCAGGTGATCAGAACATTCTAAAAGAACCTTCAGATGATCAGGACATTCTAAAAGAACCTTCCGGAGATCAGAACATTCTAAAAGAACCTTACAGTGATCAGGACATTCTAAAAGAACCTTCAGGTGATCAGGACATTCTAAAAGAACCTTCAGATGATCAGGACATTCTAAAAGAACCTTCAGGTGATCAGAACATTCTAAAAGAACCTTCCGGAGATCAGAACATTCTAAAAGAACCTTACAGTGATCAGAACATTCTAAAAGAACCTTCAGATGATCAGAACATTCTAAAAGAACCTTCAGATGATCAGAACATTCTAAAAGAACCTTCAGATGATCAGAACATTCTAAAAGAACCTTCCGGTGATCAGAACATTCTAAAAGAACCTTCAGATAATCAGAACATTCTAAAAGAACCTTCAGATGATCAGAACATTCTAAAAGAACCTTCAGATGATCAGAACATTCTAAAAGAACCTTCAGATGATCAGAACATTCTAAAAGAACATTCAGTTGATCAGAACATTCTAAAAGAACCTTCAGATGATCAGAACATTCTAAAAGAACCTTCAGTTGATCAGAACATTCTAAAAGAAGCTTGTGTGGAATGGAAAGGCTCCATGGATTTTAAAGGAGGTTCTTGGAACCGCTGA
- the LOC137070828 gene encoding B-cell receptor CD22-like: protein MTEDWILTQDHHEIFTDKLRVSVKPQSSVFTGDTVTLSCDARRSTGRRIIWYKNSKIIKTGDETSYTLRDVTVSDGGKYWCGVENRTQGQRVTLTVRERPKAVLRVHPDGRVFRGQTVTLTCDIQETDVTRWTYTWNKDNSEIHDSQSQKYRISSVSESHTGHYSCRGRETGGSRHTHTSDEVTLTLSGSPGTSGSRVLMIGVITLGLSALFLLGFLLVLLWRCKHKKGGGSLSPSTDHQRHNIRQTEEQKRSEQTPQQSDIDVTYSEIDLKSVKGMKKKKKEKKGKTGESSDTVYSKLKIGTG, encoded by the exons atgactgaagactggatatTAACTCAAGATCATCATGAAATATTTACAGACAAACTCAGAGTAAGTGTGAAGCCCCAGAGTTCAGTGTTCACTGGAGACACAGTTACTCTGAGCTGTGACGCGAGACGCTCAACTGGACGGAGGATTATCTGGTACAAAAACTCCAAGATAATAAAAACTGGAGATGAAACGAGTTACACACTGAGAGATGTGACAGTCTCTGATGGAGGAAAGTACTGGTGTGGTGTAGAAAACCGAACACAAGGTCAAAGAGTCACGCTAACAGTAAGAG AGAGACCCAAAGCTGTATTGCGTGTTCATCCTGATGGACGAGTGTTCAGAGGACAGACGGTCACTCTCACGTGTGACATACAGGAGACAGACGTCACTCGCTGGACCTACACCTGGAATAAAGATAATTCAGAGATTCATGACAGTCAATCACAGAAATACAGAATCAGTTCTGTTAGTGAATCTCACACAGGTCATTACAGCTGTAGAGGAAGAGAGACGGGAGGatcacgacacacacacaccagtgatGAAGTTACACTGACGCTCTCAG GATCTCCGGGAACATCTGGATCTCGTGTTCTGATGATTGGAGTTATTACTCTAGGCCTGAGCGCCTTATTTCTGCTCGGTTTCTTACTGGTCCTGCTGTGGCGCTGCAAACACAAAAAAG gtggaggatcTCTGTCTCCCTCTACTGACCATCAGCGGCACAacatcagacagacagaagaaCAGAAGAGGAGCGAGCAAACGCCACAGCAGTCCG aCATTGATGTGACCTATAGTGAGATTGACCTGAAATCAGTGAAGggaatgaagaagaaaaagaaagaaaagaaag GAAAGACGGGTGAGAGTTCTGACACGGTTTACTCCAAACTGAAGATCGGAACAGGCTGA